In one Watersipora subatra chromosome 6, tzWatSuba1.1, whole genome shotgun sequence genomic region, the following are encoded:
- the LOC137398370 gene encoding serine/threonine-protein phosphatase 6 regulatory ankyrin repeat subunit B-like, giving the protein MEQPASISPTEHLQDTMEQWIRKYIRASGAPDITSLRAALTTTPPDKLLQLITTIRDSKSYTALLLAISHDHPVVAHLLLTPLRGIADKLLFEKDFGGYTALHWAVLKRDRELVELILHTVSSGKRYELIAVKEMWGNTAITRAAHRGYTEMVETLLISLSVEQRVSLLNIQTNHNLSTALHWAAYAGHATTLQSMLTSIPPDKVSALLSVKNRDSRTPLEDAEFMGAKKTVELLKSWQQPVFAVHAATYQKLATLQEADKLKSKALTNQREELVESQQQILDLQETNNQMMTELINQGDELVQSQQQIVALQEANNQMTADLAAITERLNRLDIHLRTPTDTDETGDQLHEPLG; this is encoded by the exons GATACGATGGAGCAATGGATTAGGAAATATATTAGAGCTAGTGGAGCTCCTGACATTACCTCTCTTAGGGCTGCTCTAACAACCACCCCTCCTGATAAGCTACTTCAGCTTATAACAACTATCAGAGATAGTAAGTCGTATACCGCTCTACTATTGGCTATCTCCCATGACCACCCTGTGGTAGCTCATCTGTTACTCACTCCATTGAGAGGAATAGCAGATAAGTTGCTGTTTGAGAAGGATTTTGGTGGATATACAGCTCTGCACTGGGCTGTATTGAAGAGAGATAGAGAATTAGTAGAGCTTATACTTCACACTGTATCCTCTGGTAAGAGGTATGAGCTGATAGCTGTGAAGGAGATGTGGGGTAACACAGCTATAACACGCGCTGCTCATAGAGGATATACAGAGATGGTAGAGACTCTACTGATCAGCCTGTCAGTAGAGCAACGAGTCTCCCTGCTCAACATACAGACTAATCACAACCTAAGCACAGCACTGCACTGGGCAGCCTACGCAGGACACGCAACAACTCTACAGTCTATGCTGACCTCCATCCCTCCTGATAAAGTCTCTGCACTCCTCAGTGTAAAGAATCGAGACAGTAGAACTCCTCTGGAGGATGCAGAGTTTATGGGAGCGAAAAAGACAGTAGAGCTGCTTAAAAGCTGGCAGCAGCCAGTATTTGCAG TCCATGCAGCCACTTACCAAAAACTTGCTACTCTCCAGGAAGCTGACAAACTAAAGTCTAAAG caTTGACCAATCAGAGAGAGGAGTTAGTAGAGTCTCAGCAGCAGATTTTAGATCTTCAAGAAACAAACAATCAGATGATGACAG aactGATTAATCAGGGAGATGAGTTAGTCCAGTCTCAGCAACAGATTGTAGCCCTTCaagaagcaaacaatcagatgacagcag ATTTAGCTGCCATCACGGAGAGACTTAACAGACTAGATATTCATCTGCGTACTCCCACTGATACAGATGAGACAGGAGACCAGCTTCATGAGCCTCTGGGCTGA